A region of the Pseudarthrobacter oxydans genome:
TCAATGCAAGGGTGGACGAACTGCTGGGCCCCTTCGACGTGTGGGAAGTCTGTCCCCATGCCGAGCAGGATGGCTGCCCTTGCCGGAAGCCGGCGCCGGGCATGGTCCACAGCGCATGCCGGAAACTCGGCATCCGGGAGGCTGAGGCCGCGCTGATCGGTGACATCGGCGCGGACGTCCGGGCCGCGGAGGCAGCCGGCGCCACTGGAGTGCTGGTCCCGACGCACGTGACCCTTGCCGGTGAAGTGGCTGAAGCCCGCCTGGTGGCGCAGGACCTTGCGGGCGCCGTGCTCCTGCTGCAGGAGGGGCGGTAATGGGGCGCGTCCTGGTGGCGCGCCTGGACAGCATGGGCGACGTCCTGCTGGCCGGTCCTGCAGTCAGGGCCGTAGCCAACGGCAGGATCCCGGACGGCAGCAGGCCCAACCACGTCGTCTTGCTGTGCGGCAGGCAGGGGGAGGCGGCGGCCGGCGTGCTGCCGGGAGCCGCTGAGGTCTACAGCTGGGACAGCCCGTGGATCATGAATCCCGCCCCAAAGATGACCGGACCGCACGCCGACAGGCTGATTGAGTATGTCCGGAACTCCAGGATTACCGAAGCCGTCATCCTCACCTCCTTCCATCAGTCGCCCCTTCCGCTGGCGCTTTTGCTGCGGCTGGCGGGCGTTGAGCGCATAACGGGGGCTTCCACCGACTACGCGGGATCCCTCCTGGACGTCCGGCTCAAACCGGGGGAGGACTTCCCCGAGGACCAGCCCGAGGCGGAACGCGCCCTGGGCATCGCCGAGGCCGCCGGCTTCAGGCTCCCGGCCGGCGACGACGGCAAGCTGCACCTGGCGTCCGTGCCGGATGTCCGGGACCTGGTGGGCGGGGAGCCTTATGTGGTGGTCCACCCCGGCGCGGCCGTTCCCGCGAGGGCCTGGCCGCCGCTGCACCACGCGGCCGCCGTCGAACTCCTCCAAGGCGCAGGGCACCGCGTGGTGGTGACGGGCGGTCCGGGGGAAACGTCGCTGACCGCCACGGTGGCCGGGCCCTCAGCATTGGACCTTGGCGGCCGAACGGACCTGCACACACTGGCCGGTGTCATGGCAGGGGCGGAGGCGGTGGTCACCGGCAACACCGGTCCGGCGCATCTCGCGGCCGCCGTGGGCACACCCGTTGCCTGCCTCTTTTCGCCGGTGGTTCCGGCCATCCGCTGGGCGCCGTACGGGGTTCCGCTGGAACTCCTGGGGGACCAGAACGCAGCCTGCCGGATGACCCGCGCCCGCGTCTGCCCGGTCCCGGGCCACCCCTGCCTGGACTCCGTTTCCCCCGAGGACGTGGTGGCGGCGGTGGAGCGCCTGATGGGCGGAGTGAGCTCTTTCAGTACCCACGTCAGCACCCGTAGAAAGGCCCGCAACAGATGAAGATCCTGCTCTGGCATGTCCACGGTTCCTGGACGGACGCCTTTGTGCGCGGCCGTCATGAGTACCTCCTTCCCGTCCTGCCGGGCGGCGGACCCTGGGGGCTTGGCCGTGCCGGCAGGGACTGGCCGGCATCTGTGCGGGAGGTGGACCTCGCGGCGCTGGACGCGGAGGAGGTTGACGCCGTCGTCCTTCAACGCCCGGAAGAAATCGACGAAGTTGCCCGGCTGCTGGGCCGCCGGCCAGGCGCGGACCTGCCCGCCGTGTATGTGGAGCACAACACCCCCAAGGGCGATTTCCCCAATACCCGCCACCCCCTCGCGGACCAGCGCAGCATCCCGTTGGTCCACGTGACGCACTTCAACAGGCTGGCCTGGGACAACGGCTCTGCGGCTGCAACGGTGGTCGAGCACGGAATCCCGGACCCCGGACAGCTCTACACAGGGGAACTGCCCGAACTGGGGGTGGTGGTGAATGAACCCATCCGGCGCGGACGCGTTACCGGAACGGACCTGCTGCCCGCCTTCGCGTCGGTGGCGCCGCTGCAGGTCTTTGGCATGAAGACCGACGGCCTGGCCGCCGCCACCGGGATAGCAGAGTCCCGGCTGATCCCGAGGGGCGACCTGAAGACCCGGGAACTGCACCGTGAACTGGCCAGGTGCCGGGTGTACATCCACCCGATGCGCTGGACCTCCCTGGGGCTGTCCCTCCTGGAGGCCATGCACCTGGGCATGCCGGTGGTTGCCCTGGCCACCACCGAAGCGCCCCGCGCGGTGCCGCCGGAAGCCGGCGCCGTCTCTGCCGACATCGACGAACTGCTCCGCTGCGCGCAGCGGCTGGTGGCCAATCCGGAGGAAGCACGACGGCGGGGCGTCGCCGCCCGCGAGGCTGCACTGGAACGCTACGGCCTGGGCAGGTTCCAGGACCGCTGGGATGAGGTCCTGGCGGACCTCGTTGTCATCAAGTCCAGCCACCGCCACAACGAACGCCCGGACGAGCGGATCCTTGTTCCGGCGCGGGAGAGGAAGACCCCATGAGAATCTCGATGATTTCCGAGCACGCCAGTCCCCTGGCGGCACTCGGCGGAGTGGACGCCGGCGGGCAGAACGTGCACGTCGCGGCGCTGTCCGAAGCCCTTGCCAGGCGGGGCCACCACGTCACCGTCTACACCCGCAGGGATGCAACGGGGCTTCCCGCCAGGGTCCGGGTGGGCAGCCGCCTTGAGGTGGTCCACGTGGATGCGGGACCGCCGCGCCATGTCCCCAAGGACGAACTGCTGCCCTTCATGGGCGAGCTGGCCGACGGCGTGGCCGGGGACTGGAGCCCGCGGCCGCCGGATGTGGTGCACGGCCACTTCTGGATGTCCGGCCTGGCCGCCCTGGACGCAGCAAGGCGCCCGGATGCCGGGTACCGCATTCCCGTCATCCAGACCTTCCATGCCCTCGGCACCGTCAAGCGGCGGCACCAGGGCGCAGAGGACACCAGCCCGCAGGAACGCCGCTGGCTTGAACCAGGCGTGGGCCGGTCCGCGGACCGGATCATTGCCACCTGCTCGGACGAGGTGTTTGAGCTCAAGGCCATGGGCATCAGCACCGCCAAGATCTCGATCGCCCCCTGCGGTGTGGACCTGGGCTTTTTCTCCGCTGAGGGACCCGTGGATGCCCGCGCGCGCCGGCACCGCATCCTGTCGGTGGGCCGCCTGGTGCCGCGCAAGGGCGTGGATTTGGTGATCAAGGCGCTGCCGTACCTGCGCGAGGCGGGGTTCGACGACGTCGAGCTCCTGATAGTGGGCGGCGGCGGGGACTCCGGGGCGCTCCATGCCGATCCCGAAGTGCGCCGCCTGATGGACCTTGCGGCCGAATTGGGGGTCTCGGAGCAGGTGAGGCTGCAGGGCCAGGTGCCGCGGGGGGCGATGCCGGGGATTTTCCGCAGTGCCGATGCCGTGGTGTGCGCCCCCTGGTATGAGCCCTTCGGCATTGTTCCGCTGGAGGCCATGGCCTGCGGCGTCCCGGTGGTGGCCGCGGCCGTGGGCGGCCTCCGTGACACCGTGGTGGACCACGGGACCGGGCTGCACGTGCCGCCGCGGGATCCCGAGGCCATCGCGTCCGCCCTTGCCATGCTGCTGGACAACCCCACGCTGCGGGCGGAGCTCGGAAATGCGGGCAAGCTCCAGGCCCGCACCAGGTACTCATGGGACCGGGTGGCCGCCGAGACCGAAAAGGCCTATCAGCTGGCGATGGCAGGGGCTCCCGCCGGCCTTGCCCCGATGGAAGGAGCGGCACTGTGACGGCGGAATGGTCCCTTCGTGAAACCGACCTGCGGATGTTGGCCGCCCCGCCGGCCCTGCCCGCGGCGCTGCCCGGATCCGGCTTTGTGGACCCGGTCAGCTCGGACATCGTGTTGACGCACCTGGACAACGTGATGCCGGCGCTGGATTCGCTGCGGAGCCAGTCCAGCCGCCTTGCCGCCTGGGGCGTGGAGCTGGCCCAGCGCCTGCTGCGCGGGCAGCGGCTGCTCGCAGCCGGAAACGGCGGTTCAGCGGCTGAAGCGCAACACCTGACTGCCGAGCTGGTGGGCAGGTTCGACGGCGAACGCGTCCCTTTCTCCGCGATCTCGCTGCATGCCGAATCCTCGGCAGTAACCGCGATCGCCAACGACTACGGCTTCGACGACGTCTTCGCGCGGCAGGTGCGCGCGCACGGCCGGTCCGGTGACGTGCTCATGCTGCTGTCCACCAGCGGCAAGAGCGCCAACCTGCTGCGCGCGGCGGAAGTTGCCGCCCGGCTGAACATCACCACCTGGGCGCTGACCGGCGTCGGCCCCAATCCGCTGGCCGATGCCTGCGATGAAGCCGTGATGGTCGACGCCCTCAACGCCAACGCCCAGGAAGGGCACCTGATCGCCCTGCATGCGATGTGCCGCGCCTTTGACCTGGAAGTGGGCCGGCGCAGCGGCGCCGATGCCGCCCTGTCACTGCGGGGAGGCCGGCCATGAGGATCGTCGTGGTGGGCGACGTCATGCTGGACGTGGACCTGTCCGGCGACGCCACCCGGCTCAGCCCCGATGCGCCCGTTCCCGTAGTGGACGTTTCCGGCGTGAAGCGGCGTGCCGGCGGTGCGGGCCTGGTGGCGCGGATGCTCGCCCAGGACGGCTGGCCCGTGACGCTGGTGACGGTCCTGGGCGATGACGACGCCGGCCGACAGCTGGAATCGCACCTCACCGGAGTGCGGCTCGTTTCCGGTCCCAGCGGTTATGCCTCGCCGGTCAAGACCCGGGTCAGGGCAGGATCGCACCCGGTGGTCCGCTTCGACCAGGGCTGCGGGGAGGTCCCCATCCCGGACGCCAGCCCGGCCATGCTCCGCGCCGTCGAGATGGCCGGCGCGATTGTCGTGGCCGACTACGGCAGGGGCCTGGCGGCAAATCCGCAGCTCCGCGACCTCCTGGCCCGGCTGGCCGGCACCATCCCCATCATCTGGGATCCGCATCCCGCCGGCCCGGATCCCGTGCCGGGCGTCGCCGTGGTGACCCCCAACCTCGCAGAGGCGAGCAAAGCGGCCCAGGCATTGGCGGGGGAACGCCGGCAGGCCCCGGTGCCCGGCGGCCCTCGCCGGGATGTCCACGGGCTGGAAGGGCATTCGCCGGACAGCCGGCCGGAGGACCCGGCTGTCCGGGCCGGAAGGATCCTATTGGAGCACTGGCAAAGCCGCGCCGTCCTGGTGACCAAGGGCGAACACGGCGCGGTGCTGCTGCGGGCAGGCGGTAATTCCCCGGATCCCGTGCCGGCGCCCCGGGTGGAAGCGGGCGATCCCTGCGGTGCGGGCGACCGGCTCGCGGCCAGCCTGGCCGTGCACCTCCTGGCGGGCAGGGACCTCGGGGAGGCCGCCAGGCTCGCAGTCCATGATGCCGCCGACTTCCTGGCCAACGGGGGAGTGTCCGCCTTGCCGGACCCCGGCTCCCGCCCCGACGCCGACGCCGCTTCCGAGGCCGGCTCCGACGCCCCGATTGCGGCACCGCTGAGGCCCCCGACCCCTGTGGGCGGCAAGCGGCGGATCAGCGAACCGCTCCTGCTGGCCCGGGTGATGCGGGACAACGGCGGCAAGGTAGTGGCGACCGGCGGCTGCTTCGACCTCCTGCACGCAGGCCATGTCAGGTCCCTTGCGGCCGCGCGCGAACTGGGGGACTGCCTGATCGTCTGCCTCAACTCCGATGATTCGGTGCGCCGGCTCAAGGGCCCGGACCGGCCCATCATCGGCCAACAGGACAGGGCCGAGCTGCTGCTGGCCATGGAATGCGTGGACGCCGTGATGATCTTCGATGAAGACACCCCGGAAGCGGCCCTGGAGCGCCTTCGCCCCGACATCTGGGTCAAGGGCGGCGACTACAAGGGCGCCCGCCTCCCGGAGGCCGACCTCGTGGAGAAGTGGGGCGGGCGCTGCCTAACCGTTCCCTACCACCCCGCCCGTTCCACCACCGGACTGGCCCACGCCCTCGCCAAGGTGAGCTGACCGGCCGCCGGCCGCCCACCCGCCCCAAAGTTTGTATTCCCCAGTGAAAGGAACACCATGACTGCAGAAGTGAATGTGACTGCCCCGAACACCCCCGGCCGCGTGCTCGTAACGGGAGGTGCCTCCGGACTGGGGGCCGCCGTCGTCGACGCCGTCCTCAAGGCGGGCGGCACGCCCGTGGTGCTGGACCGGGACATCAGCAACGTCTCCGGCGTGAAGGCCTTTGAAGTGGACGTCGCGGACCGTGCGGCCGTGGAAGCCGCCGTCAAGGAAGCCGCCGAATCGCTGGGGGGACTGGAAGCCGTAGTCACCGCAGCCGGCATCGACCGCTGCGGCAAGCTGGCCGACGTCGAAGCCACCGAGTGGGAGAAGGTGATCGGCGTCAACCTGATGGGCACGGTGTCCGTCGTCCGGGCTGCGCTGCCCTACCTCAAGGCGACCCACGGCCGGGTGGTGACCGTTGCCTCCACCCTGGGCAAGCGCGCGGTGGCCGATGCGACGGCCTACTGCGCCTCGAAGTTCGGCGTGGTGGGCTTCAGCCACGCGCTCGCTGCCGAGACCGGCGGAGAGATTGGCGTGACCACCATGATCCCCGGCGGCATGAAGACGCGCTTCTTTGATGACCGCACCGAGCAGTACAAGCCCCAGGACGATTCCCGCCTCAACGACCCCGCCAATACGGCGCAGGCCATTCTGTTCGCGCTGAACCAGCCCACGGGCTGCGAGGTCCGCGAAATGCTGGTCTGCCACGAGGAAGAGGGCTCCTGGCCCTAAAGGCAACAGACCACAAGACCGGAAACGACGGGAGGGACACCATGCCTACCACTGCCATCGAAACAACAACGGACCAAAAATCAGCCGCGCCGGCCGGAATCACCATCCGCAACCCGCGCACCGGCGAGGTCCTCTGGACCGTGCCCGAGGCCGAACCGGACGCCGTGGCCCGGGCGGTGGAGGTCGCCCGCAGCGCTTCGCCGGACTGGGCTTCCACTGCCCCGGCTGAGCGGGGGGCCGCGCTCAAGGCGGCAGCACGCGCGCTCGAGGCTGCCGCCCGGGAACTGGCTGGACTGAATGCCAGCGAAACGGGCCGGCCGGTGGACGAGTCGCTGGCGGGGATCGCTGCCGGAGTTTCCACCCTGGAGCAGTATGCCGAACTCGGTCCGGTCCACCGCGGACTCAGCCTTCGCGGCAATGCACTGGCCTCGGATTACACGGTGGCGGAGCCGCGGGGAGTGGCAGCGCTCCTCACGCCGTGGAATGATCCCGTGGCCGTGGCGTGCGGCCTGATCGGCGCGGCGCTGGTCACCGGCAACACAGTGATCCACAAACCGAGCGAACGCTGCCCGCGGCTCGGCGAAGCCCTGGGGGAGGTCCTGGCGCCGGCGTTCCCGCCGGGTGCCTTCCAGACAATTTCGGGCGGGGCAGGCGTTGGCGCGCTTCTGGCACAGGCGGAAGTGGACGTCATCGCGCACGTGGGCTCCAGCGCCGCCGGTGCCCGCATTGCCACGGCCGGAGCCCTGACCGGCGCGCATGTCATCCGGGAAAACGGGGGGAACGATCCCCTGCTGGTGGACCGCGACGTCGATCCTGTGTGGGCGGCGGAGCAGGCGGCAATCGGTGCCTTCAGCAACAGCGGCCAGATCTGCGTGGCGGTTGAACGGATCTACGTCCACGAGGACATCGCCACCGAGTTTTGTGCCGCCCTGGAGGCGGAGGCAGCACTCCGCAACGGCAACAGCACGGTGGCCCCGCTGGTGGACGGGCGGATGCGGGACGCCGTCCACGCCCACGTGGCCGACGCGCTGCAGCAGGGCGCCCACGCTGTGGAGGGCGGCGCCCTTCCGGACGGTCCGGGCTCCTTCTACCCAGCCACGGTGCTGACCGGATGCACCGAGGCGATGGAGGTCATGAGGGAAGAAACGTTCGGGCCGGTTGCCCCGGTGCAGGTGGTGGAAACGTTCGACGACGGCCTGCGGCTCGCGTGCAGCGGCAGGTATGGACTCGCTGCCACGGTCCTGTCCGGCAATATCGCCCACATCCAGCAGGCGGTGGCCGCCCTTCCCGTGGGCACCGTCAAGATCAACGAGGTGTTCGGCGGTGCCCCCGGCGGCGCGGCCCAGCCCCGCGGCATCAGCGGCGCCGGTTTCGGCTACGGCCCGGAACTGCTGGATGAATTCAGCCGGGTGAAAGTAGTGCACATAGCAGCGCCGCCGGCCGCGGACCCCCGCAAGGACCGGTCGTGAGCACGTTGCCGGAAGCCGGGGACCTCTCGCAGCAGCGGGCACTCGCCGAGTGGCTTCCCGGTCGGCTGGCGGCGGAAAAGCCGGCCATCCTGGTGATTGGTGACGTGATGCTGGACGGCTGGTGGAGCGGCAGCATCGAGCGGCTGTGCCGTGAGGCACCCGCACCGGTCGTGGACATCCAGTCCCGCGAGTCAGTGCCCGGCGGGGCGGCCAACACTGCAATGAACCTGGCCGCCCTCGGGGCGAGGGTGTCCGTTGCCGGCATCATCGGAACGGACGACGCCGGCGCGGACCTCCGGAACCAGCTGGTGGCGGCGGGGATCGACGTCACCTACCTGCTGGACCACCCGGACATGGTCACCACCACCAAGATCCGGATCAGCAGCGGCGGCCAGGTGATGCTGCGCATCGACGACGCGGCCAAGTCCGTGCCCGTCGAAGCGCTGGCGGAGCTGGCCGCGTCGGTGCGGGCCGCCGTCGAGCACCAGGACTCGGTGTTGGTCTGCGATTACGGCACCGGCGTCCTGGCGGACCCTGTCCGCCGTGGCCTGGAAGAGGCCCTGGCGGGCAAAGGGCGCGGGGATGGCGAAGGGCGCCCCATGCTGGTGGTTGATTCGCACGATCCCCGACCCTGGGCGCCGCTCCGTCCGGACCTGGTGACGCCCAACGCGCAGGAAACGGCGCGGATGCTGGACGTGCGGCTGCCCGAGGGGCAGGACAGGGTGGCCGAGGTGGGCAGGCACGCGGATGAGCTGCTGCAGGCTACGGGCGCAAGGGCGGTGGTGGTCACGCTGGACCGTGACGGCACCGTCCTGCTAAGGCCCGACGGCGTCACGCACCGGACGTGGGCCCGTCCGGCGGCGGAGAAGCAGGCGTCGGGAGCCGGCGACACTTTTGTGGCCGCCCTGACCCTGGCCCGCTCAGCGGGCCTGCCGTTGACGGCGGGCCTGGACCTCGCGCAGTCCGCTGCGGACGTGGTGGTGCACCAGCCAGGCACGTCGGTCTGCAGCACGGCACAGCTCAGCCGCTACCTGAAGGCATTCGCGGACACCGCCCTGGGTGCGGATGAACTGGAACGGCAGCTGGAACTGCACCGGGCCGAGGGCCAGCGGATCGTGCTGACCAACGGCTGCTTCGATGTGCTGCACAGCGGCCACACCCGGTACCTCAACCAGGCCAAGCAGCTGGGCGACATCCTGGTGGTGGCGCTCAACAGTGACGGCTCCGTCCGGCGGCTCAAGGGCGCGGGACGGCCCATCAACGGGGTGGCGGACCGGGCTGCCGTGGTGGCGGCCTTGAGCTGCGTGGACTACGTGACCGTCTTCGATACCCCCACCGCGGCCCCGCTGATCCGGCAGCTCCGGCCCGAGGTGTACGCCAAGGGCGGGGACTACACCCCGGAGATGCTGGCCGAAACCCCGGCCGTGGAGGAGTACGGGGGCCGGGTTGCCATCCTGGATTACGTGGCGGAGCGCTCCACCACTGCCGTGGTGAACCGGATCCGCGAAGGTGAAGGGGCCGTGCAGACCAACTAGGGTTGGAGGTTCGAACTGGTTGGTCGGACTGAAGCGGGGCACGGGTAATGGCGAAACGCGGAAAACCGGGGGGCCGCGGCAGCCGTCCGGCGGCGGGCGTGGTGGAAGTGCCGAAGGGGACCCGTCCGAACGGTCCGGTGGAGGGTGTCTACTACATCGACACCGGGGACTGCGAGCTGATCGCGGACCAGGACAACTCCACCGGCTGGCTCCTGAAGATCAACGGCGTCATGAGCTCGCACATCGACCTGGCGGACCCGCTGTTCCTGGACTTCGAGTACATGCGCTGGATGGCCGCGCTGATCGAGTCCCGCTGGCCGCCGTCGGGCGCTTCCTCCGGTGGCGTGCAGAAACGTGAGGCCCCAAAGCTGCGCGGCCTGCACCTGGGCGGCGGCGCCTGCTCGCTGGCCCGCTATTTCCATGCCGTCTACCCGGACGCCCGGCAGGTGGTGGTGGAGCTGGACGGCAAGCTGGCCGGGTACGTGCGCGGCTGGTTCGACCTGCCCAAGGCGCCGCTGCTGCGGATCCGCGTTGGGGAGGCCCGGGAAGTCACCGAAACCTTGACGGCGGATACGCGCGACTTCATCATCCGGGATGTTTTCGCCGGGGCCGTGACCCCGCGCCCGCTGACCACTGCCGAGTTCAACCAGCACATCAAGCGCGTCCTGGCGCCCGGCGGGCTGTATGTGGTGAACTCCGGCGACGCCCCGGACCTGAAAAACGCCCGGGAGGATGCCGCCACCATCGCGGCCTCCTTCAAGCACACCGTCATCATCGCGGACCCGGCCATGCTCAAGGGCCGGCGCTACGGCAACATGGTGATGGCCGGCAGCGATACACCGTTCGGCGACGATCCGAAGCTGGCCCGGCGGCTCCTGGGCGGTGCCGTCCCGGCGCACCTGTGGGACGACGCGCAGGTCAGGGCCTTCGCGGCCGGAGCCCCGGTCCGCCACGACCCGCCCGCCCCGTCCATTGCTCCGTAGCTGCCGTTTTGAGGCCTGAAAACGGCAGTTACGGAGCAATGGAGGAGGGTTTGCCCCGGCCCAGCAGCTTCTCCCGGTGCGCGGCCACCTGTTCGCGGAGCGCCTGGACTACTGCCGCCACCGCAGGCCTGCGCAGCGAGTCCGGCCGAAGCACCATCCAGTAGGGGAGCAGTTCGGCGATTTCGGTGGGCAGCAGGCGGACCAGGTCGTCGTGGAGGTCGCCCATGAAGCAGGGCAGGAAGCCGATCCCCGCTCCGGCCCGGGTTGCCTCCACGTGGACAAAGACGTTGGTGGACGTCACGCCGTCGCGCATCCCGGGCACCAGCCGGCGCGGCGCGTCGAGGTCGTCCACCTGCAGCATCGAATCCACGAAATAGACCAGCGGGTGCTCGTTGAGTTCGGCCACGCTGGCCGGGGTTCCGTGCTCGGCGAGGTAGGCCCGCGAGGCGTACATCCCCAGCATGTACTCGCCCAGCCGCACCGCTTCGGCCCGGTGCACCTGCGGTTCGCCGACCACTACTTCAATGTCCAGCCCCGAGCGCTGCTGCAGCGCCCGCCTGGTCATGGTCACCACCTCTACACACAGCCCCGGGTGGTTCCGCCGCAGCCGCGCCACGGCAGGAGCAGCGATGTAGGCGCTGAACCCGTCCGTCGCGGTCATGCGTACGACGCCGGTAATAGGGTCCGGTTCCTTGCCGGCAGGTCCCAGCGAACCCATCGCCGCCTCCACCTGTTCAGCTACCTGCACCGCCCGGGTGCCCAGGTCGGTCAGTTCCCAGCCGCCCGCTGCCCGTGCCAGCACCCTGCCGCCCAGCGACTTCTCCAAAGCGGCTATCCGGCGGGACACGGTGGTGTGGTTCAGTCCCAAGGATTGTGCCGCCGTCGTGAATTTCGCTGACCGTGAGACGGCCAGCAGGACCAGCAAGTCGTCCGGATTAGTTTCCATATCTGCAATTCTGCACACAAA
Encoded here:
- a CDS encoding glycosyltransferase; translated protein: MKILLWHVHGSWTDAFVRGRHEYLLPVLPGGGPWGLGRAGRDWPASVREVDLAALDAEEVDAVVLQRPEEIDEVARLLGRRPGADLPAVYVEHNTPKGDFPNTRHPLADQRSIPLVHVTHFNRLAWDNGSAAATVVEHGIPDPGQLYTGELPELGVVVNEPIRRGRVTGTDLLPAFASVAPLQVFGMKTDGLAAATGIAESRLIPRGDLKTRELHRELARCRVYIHPMRWTSLGLSLLEAMHLGMPVVALATTEAPRAVPPEAGAVSADIDELLRCAQRLVANPEEARRRGVAAREAALERYGLGRFQDRWDEVLADLVVIKSSHRHNERPDERILVPARERKTP
- a CDS encoding glycosyltransferase family 9 protein; protein product: MGRVLVARLDSMGDVLLAGPAVRAVANGRIPDGSRPNHVVLLCGRQGEAAAGVLPGAAEVYSWDSPWIMNPAPKMTGPHADRLIEYVRNSRITEAVILTSFHQSPLPLALLLRLAGVERITGASTDYAGSLLDVRLKPGEDFPEDQPEAERALGIAEAAGFRLPAGDDGKLHLASVPDVRDLVGGEPYVVVHPGAAVPARAWPPLHHAAAVELLQGAGHRVVVTGGPGETSLTATVAGPSALDLGGRTDLHTLAGVMAGAEAVVTGNTGPAHLAAAVGTPVACLFSPVVPAIRWAPYGVPLELLGDQNAACRMTRARVCPVPGHPCLDSVSPEDVVAAVERLMGGVSSFSTHVSTRRKARNR
- a CDS encoding glycosyltransferase gives rise to the protein MRISMISEHASPLAALGGVDAGGQNVHVAALSEALARRGHHVTVYTRRDATGLPARVRVGSRLEVVHVDAGPPRHVPKDELLPFMGELADGVAGDWSPRPPDVVHGHFWMSGLAALDAARRPDAGYRIPVIQTFHALGTVKRRHQGAEDTSPQERRWLEPGVGRSADRIIATCSDEVFELKAMGISTAKISIAPCGVDLGFFSAEGPVDARARRHRILSVGRLVPRKGVDLVIKALPYLREAGFDDVELLIVGGGGDSGALHADPEVRRLMDLAAELGVSEQVRLQGQVPRGAMPGIFRSADAVVCAPWYEPFGIVPLEAMACGVPVVAAAVGGLRDTVVDHGTGLHVPPRDPEAIASALAMLLDNPTLRAELGNAGKLQARTRYSWDRVAAETEKAYQLAMAGAPAGLAPMEGAAL
- a CDS encoding SDR family oxidoreductase, translated to MTAEVNVTAPNTPGRVLVTGGASGLGAAVVDAVLKAGGTPVVLDRDISNVSGVKAFEVDVADRAAVEAAVKEAAESLGGLEAVVTAAGIDRCGKLADVEATEWEKVIGVNLMGTVSVVRAALPYLKATHGRVVTVASTLGKRAVADATAYCASKFGVVGFSHALAAETGGEIGVTTMIPGGMKTRFFDDRTEQYKPQDDSRLNDPANTAQAILFALNQPTGCEVREMLVCHEEEGSWP
- the rfaE2 gene encoding D-glycero-beta-D-manno-heptose 1-phosphate adenylyltransferase, encoding MSTLPEAGDLSQQRALAEWLPGRLAAEKPAILVIGDVMLDGWWSGSIERLCREAPAPVVDIQSRESVPGGAANTAMNLAALGARVSVAGIIGTDDAGADLRNQLVAAGIDVTYLLDHPDMVTTTKIRISSGGQVMLRIDDAAKSVPVEALAELAASVRAAVEHQDSVLVCDYGTGVLADPVRRGLEEALAGKGRGDGEGRPMLVVDSHDPRPWAPLRPDLVTPNAQETARMLDVRLPEGQDRVAEVGRHADELLQATGARAVVVTLDRDGTVLLRPDGVTHRTWARPAAEKQASGAGDTFVAALTLARSAGLPLTAGLDLAQSAADVVVHQPGTSVCSTAQLSRYLKAFADTALGADELERQLELHRAEGQRIVLTNGCFDVLHSGHTRYLNQAKQLGDILVVALNSDGSVRRLKGAGRPINGVADRAAVVAALSCVDYVTVFDTPTAAPLIRQLRPEVYAKGGDYTPEMLAETPAVEEYGGRVAILDYVAERSTTAVVNRIREGEGAVQTN
- a CDS encoding aldehyde dehydrogenase — encoded protein: MPTTAIETTTDQKSAAPAGITIRNPRTGEVLWTVPEAEPDAVARAVEVARSASPDWASTAPAERGAALKAAARALEAAARELAGLNASETGRPVDESLAGIAAGVSTLEQYAELGPVHRGLSLRGNALASDYTVAEPRGVAALLTPWNDPVAVACGLIGAALVTGNTVIHKPSERCPRLGEALGEVLAPAFPPGAFQTISGGAGVGALLAQAEVDVIAHVGSSAAGARIATAGALTGAHVIRENGGNDPLLVDRDVDPVWAAEQAAIGAFSNSGQICVAVERIYVHEDIATEFCAALEAEAALRNGNSTVAPLVDGRMRDAVHAHVADALQQGAHAVEGGALPDGPGSFYPATVLTGCTEAMEVMREETFGPVAPVQVVETFDDGLRLACSGRYGLAATVLSGNIAHIQQAVAALPVGTVKINEVFGGAPGGAAQPRGISGAGFGYGPELLDEFSRVKVVHIAAPPAADPRKDRS
- a CDS encoding HAD-IIIA family hydrolase; its protein translation is MGSTATSRLRAVLFDRDGTLVVDVPYNGNPDLVRPMPGAKAVLDALRSEGIATGVVSNQSGIARGMITAAEVASVNARVDELLGPFDVWEVCPHAEQDGCPCRKPAPGMVHSACRKLGIREAEAALIGDIGADVRAAEAAGATGVLVPTHVTLAGEVAEARLVAQDLAGAVLLLQEGR
- a CDS encoding SIS domain-containing protein, which gives rise to MTAEWSLRETDLRMLAAPPALPAALPGSGFVDPVSSDIVLTHLDNVMPALDSLRSQSSRLAAWGVELAQRLLRGQRLLAAGNGGSAAEAQHLTAELVGRFDGERVPFSAISLHAESSAVTAIANDYGFDDVFARQVRAHGRSGDVLMLLSTSGKSANLLRAAEVAARLNITTWALTGVGPNPLADACDEAVMVDALNANAQEGHLIALHAMCRAFDLEVGRRSGADAALSLRGGRP
- a CDS encoding PfkB family carbohydrate kinase → MRIVVVGDVMLDVDLSGDATRLSPDAPVPVVDVSGVKRRAGGAGLVARMLAQDGWPVTLVTVLGDDDAGRQLESHLTGVRLVSGPSGYASPVKTRVRAGSHPVVRFDQGCGEVPIPDASPAMLRAVEMAGAIVVADYGRGLAANPQLRDLLARLAGTIPIIWDPHPAGPDPVPGVAVVTPNLAEASKAAQALAGERRQAPVPGGPRRDVHGLEGHSPDSRPEDPAVRAGRILLEHWQSRAVLVTKGEHGAVLLRAGGNSPDPVPAPRVEAGDPCGAGDRLAASLAVHLLAGRDLGEAARLAVHDAADFLANGGVSALPDPGSRPDADAASEAGSDAPIAAPLRPPTPVGGKRRISEPLLLARVMRDNGGKVVATGGCFDLLHAGHVRSLAAARELGDCLIVCLNSDDSVRRLKGPDRPIIGQQDRAELLLAMECVDAVMIFDEDTPEAALERLRPDIWVKGGDYKGARLPEADLVEKWGGRCLTVPYHPARSTTGLAHALAKVS
- a CDS encoding spermidine synthase; its protein translation is MAKRGKPGGRGSRPAAGVVEVPKGTRPNGPVEGVYYIDTGDCELIADQDNSTGWLLKINGVMSSHIDLADPLFLDFEYMRWMAALIESRWPPSGASSGGVQKREAPKLRGLHLGGGACSLARYFHAVYPDARQVVVELDGKLAGYVRGWFDLPKAPLLRIRVGEAREVTETLTADTRDFIIRDVFAGAVTPRPLTTAEFNQHIKRVLAPGGLYVVNSGDAPDLKNAREDAATIAASFKHTVIIADPAMLKGRRYGNMVMAGSDTPFGDDPKLARRLLGGAVPAHLWDDAQVRAFAAGAPVRHDPPAPSIAP